In one window of Chryseobacterium sp. JV274 DNA:
- a CDS encoding thioredoxin family protein translates to MYTELTEDTLQNIVNDNEKVVVQYGATWCGNCRIMKPKFKKLASENDTIPFLYVDAEKLPESRKLAKVDNLPTFAIFKNGELVNQVQSNQTESLINLFNELA, encoded by the coding sequence ATGTACACAGAATTAACCGAAGATACATTACAAAATATCGTTAACGACAACGAAAAAGTAGTTGTTCAATATGGCGCAACATGGTGCGGAAACTGCAGAATCATGAAGCCAAAATTCAAAAAACTGGCATCTGAAAATGATACTATTCCATTTTTATATGTAGATGCTGAAAAGCTTCCTGAAAGCAGAAAATTAGCAAAAGTAGACAACTTACCTACTTTCGCGATCTTTAAAAACGGAGAATTGGTAAATCAGGTTCAATCTAACCAGACAGAAAGTTTAATTAACCTTTTTAACGAATTAGCATAA
- a CDS encoding M28 family peptidase has product MKKIFIILPLFLSGFLFSQKKPQKNPAKKTTLAKFNYHDEFRKISDEIMTNGKAYDNLGELTKGIGSRFSATPGYTKAVEWAEKKFKEIGIDMIWRQEAKAPVWIRGKESLQIKAGNGDWKNIRMLSFGNSEGTGGKDLTGEVVLINSTSELNAMSIGQLKDKIVFVNVPMDPKIINTSDSYLQTAKSKLISASIIAKTGAKALIIRSLTTANDDTPHAKMIYYEPDDKVKIPALSIGVRSADELEKILKKQKVTAKINMTAESKGDTTNPNIIAEIQGKKDSKVIVLGAQLDSWDFGEGAIDDGTGVVQCIEVLRTLKALGYENNHTIRVVLYANSENGGQGREMYAAFVKKRDEKHVFALGTDAGGYSPRGFSLDMSPQRRRLIYPWKEYFLPYGVYDFDQTEAIQDISPLKKLDIPLAELVVDTQRYFDYHHSEQDTFDKVNKRELLLGAVAITQMIFMVDKNW; this is encoded by the coding sequence ATGAAAAAAATATTCATTATACTTCCACTCTTTTTGAGTGGATTTTTATTTTCTCAAAAAAAGCCACAAAAAAATCCGGCAAAAAAAACAACGCTTGCCAAATTCAATTATCATGATGAGTTCAGAAAAATTTCAGATGAAATCATGACCAATGGTAAGGCTTATGATAATCTTGGAGAGCTTACGAAAGGAATCGGATCGCGTTTCAGCGCAACTCCAGGCTATACAAAAGCTGTAGAATGGGCAGAAAAAAAGTTCAAGGAAATTGGTATTGATATGATCTGGAGACAAGAAGCCAAAGCACCTGTCTGGATCAGAGGAAAAGAATCTTTACAGATAAAAGCAGGAAATGGAGATTGGAAAAATATCAGAATGCTTTCTTTTGGAAACTCTGAAGGAACAGGCGGAAAAGACCTTACAGGTGAAGTTGTCTTAATTAACTCCACTTCAGAGCTTAATGCAATGTCAATAGGCCAGTTAAAAGACAAGATCGTTTTCGTGAATGTTCCTATGGACCCGAAAATTATCAATACAAGTGACTCCTATTTACAGACTGCAAAATCGAAATTAATTTCCGCTTCTATCATTGCTAAAACAGGCGCAAAAGCATTAATCATAAGATCACTGACAACAGCTAATGACGACACTCCTCATGCTAAAATGATTTACTATGAACCAGATGATAAAGTTAAAATTCCGGCTTTATCCATTGGAGTAAGATCCGCAGATGAGTTGGAAAAAATATTGAAAAAGCAAAAAGTTACTGCTAAAATCAACATGACTGCCGAATCAAAAGGTGATACTACAAACCCCAATATTATTGCTGAAATTCAGGGTAAGAAAGATTCTAAAGTGATCGTTTTGGGTGCCCAGCTTGATTCGTGGGATTTTGGTGAAGGGGCCATTGATGATGGAACAGGTGTAGTCCAGTGTATAGAAGTTTTAAGAACACTGAAAGCACTCGGATACGAAAATAACCACACCATCCGCGTAGTCCTGTATGCCAACAGTGAAAACGGAGGCCAGGGCCGTGAGATGTATGCCGCTTTTGTAAAAAAGAGAGACGAAAAACACGTTTTTGCCTTAGGAACAGATGCCGGAGGCTATTCTCCGCGAGGATTTTCTCTGGATATGTCACCTCAGAGAAGAAGATTGATTTACCCATGGAAAGAATATTTTCTTCCTTATGGCGTTTATGATTTTGACCAAACTGAGGCAATTCAGGACATTTCACCCTTAAAAAAACTTGACATTCCCTTAGCAGAACTAGTGGTAGATACACAAAGGTATTTCGACTACCATCATTCCGAACAGGATACTTTTGACAAGGTGAATAAAAGAGAACTTCTTCTCGGAGCAGTTGCCATTACACAGATGATTTTTATGGTTGATAAAAACTGGTAA
- a CDS encoding DUF6952 family protein, translating into MKLPVIRQFYQNQTPENLEKTLEVLESFCEFRGTSEEDLNVAGELITNICGALEVHANVQNGMSEKDALNSFAQKVLGSIDK; encoded by the coding sequence ATGAAATTACCCGTAATCAGACAGTTTTACCAGAATCAGACTCCTGAAAACCTTGAAAAAACATTAGAAGTACTGGAAAGCTTCTGCGAATTCAGAGGAACAAGCGAAGAAGACTTAAATGTTGCAGGAGAATTGATCACCAACATTTGTGGAGCTTTAGAAGTTCATGCCAACGTACAGAACGGAATGAGTGAAAAAGATGCTTTAAACTCTTTTGCTCAGAAGGTTTTAGGATCAATCGACAAATAA
- a CDS encoding Bax inhibitor-1 family protein: MMTDVLVAHSSDVEKADFYKKTYLHVALSILAFIGVETILLKTVPKEIIFMMFAQKYIWLLIIGVFWLASVLASKWSLSQSKSTQYMGLGFYIFLEAIIFMPLLFIATNMAGGTNVIFQAATLTIAMFAGISAVAFTSKRDFSFLRNIIVIGGFISIGLIAGGMIFGFNLGLWFSVGMVILASAAILYQTSKLKDSYGTNQYVGAALQLFASIMLLFWYILSILMSRRN, encoded by the coding sequence ATGATGACAGATGTTTTAGTCGCTCATTCTTCGGACGTGGAGAAGGCGGATTTTTACAAGAAGACGTATTTGCATGTTGCTTTATCTATTCTTGCATTTATTGGAGTTGAAACGATATTATTGAAAACGGTTCCGAAAGAAATTATTTTCATGATGTTTGCTCAGAAATATATTTGGTTACTAATCATTGGAGTTTTCTGGTTAGCTTCTGTTTTAGCTTCTAAATGGTCACTTTCACAAAGTAAATCTACTCAGTATATGGGATTAGGTTTTTACATCTTTTTGGAAGCGATTATCTTTATGCCTCTGCTTTTTATTGCTACCAATATGGCAGGCGGTACAAATGTAATTTTCCAGGCTGCTACTTTAACGATCGCAATGTTTGCCGGTATTTCAGCGGTAGCATTCACTTCTAAAAGAGATTTTTCTTTTTTAAGAAATATCATTGTGATTGGTGGATTTATTTCCATCGGACTTATTGCAGGTGGAATGATCTTCGGTTTTAACCTTGGTTTATGGTTTTCAGTAGGAATGGTAATTTTAGCTTCGGCTGCTATTTTATATCAGACAAGTAAATTAAAAGACTCTTATGGAACGAACCAGTATGTAGGAGCGGCATTGCAGCTTTTTGCTTCAATTATGCTTTTATTCTGGTATATCCTGAGTATTCTGATGAGCAGAAGAAACTAA
- a CDS encoding DUF1015 domain-containing protein codes for MPVFKPFRGIRPHRDFESTFPTHPLDNFTQEEITEKAQVENTYINMIKPYVVSKSKDIDRNLRKIRSTFEELLDEKKLVQDNSAYYLYEQIYPNKQVFRGLLGLASIEDFWNGKIKRHESTIPQKKEKLAHYLEKVNLQAEPVLLTYPANSKIELLMNHEEKNVPIFNHVDTIGIRHKIWRIDNRLKLQQFKEVIDQIDSFYIADGHHRIGSTAINAKYHKEKNKKHNGTELYNFVYSFIVSNQSIKIHDYNRILHDLNGISPEAFLKELEHYFLIHEKGETSYYPSQKFHISMYMDGKFYSLHVKHDLRSKEMSLDNLDHHLIDKYIFKNILKIEDPDSSELISYVKGTSNINGINLLKEKVDSGEGKVGFGIYPVSFNDMIKISDLKLSMPPKCTFIEPKLITALVMYDMKP; via the coding sequence ATGCCTGTTTTTAAACCTTTCCGTGGAATAAGACCTCATAGAGACTTCGAGAGCACTTTCCCTACACATCCACTGGATAATTTTACCCAGGAAGAGATCACAGAGAAGGCTCAAGTTGAAAATACTTACATCAATATGATTAAACCCTATGTTGTAAGTAAATCTAAAGATATTGACCGGAATCTGCGAAAGATCCGTTCTACATTTGAAGAACTTCTGGACGAAAAGAAATTGGTCCAGGACAATTCAGCCTACTATCTTTATGAGCAGATCTACCCCAACAAACAGGTGTTCAGAGGACTTCTGGGATTAGCAAGTATTGAAGATTTCTGGAATGGAAAAATCAAAAGACATGAAAGTACCATTCCCCAGAAAAAAGAAAAACTGGCTCATTACCTTGAAAAAGTAAACCTGCAGGCAGAACCTGTACTCCTTACCTATCCGGCCAACTCAAAAATTGAGCTGCTGATGAATCATGAGGAAAAAAATGTCCCTATCTTCAACCATGTAGACACTATCGGTATCAGACATAAAATCTGGAGAATAGACAACCGCCTGAAGTTACAGCAGTTTAAAGAAGTGATTGATCAGATTGATTCATTTTATATTGCTGACGGACACCACAGAATTGGGTCTACAGCGATAAATGCCAAATATCATAAGGAGAAAAACAAAAAACATAATGGTACAGAGCTTTACAACTTTGTCTACAGCTTTATTGTTTCCAATCAGTCTATTAAAATTCATGATTATAACAGAATCTTACATGATCTGAACGGTATTTCTCCCGAAGCTTTCCTGAAGGAACTTGAACATTATTTCCTTATTCATGAAAAAGGAGAAACATCCTACTACCCTTCTCAGAAATTCCACATTTCAATGTATATGGATGGGAAGTTCTATTCTCTTCATGTGAAGCACGATCTTCGTTCCAAAGAAATGTCTCTTGATAATCTGGATCACCACCTTATTGACAAGTATATTTTTAAAAATATATTGAAAATTGAAGATCCGGACAGCTCTGAGCTTATTTCTTATGTAAAAGGAACATCCAATATCAACGGAATCAATCTTTTAAAAGAGAAAGTAGACAGTGGTGAAGGCAAGGTTGGCTTTGGAATTTATCCTGTAAGTTTTAATGATATGATTAAAATTTCGGATTTAAAATTAAGCATGCCTCCAAAATGTACATTTATTGAACCAAAGTTGATTACAGCGCTGGTAATGTATGATATGAAACCTTAA
- the serC gene encoding 3-phosphoserine/phosphohydroxythreonine transaminase, translating into MNKKHNFSAGPCILPQEVFEKSAQAILDFNGIGLSLLEISHRSKDFVAVMDEARAIVKRLMNLGDDYEVLYLGGGASLQFAMVPYNLMKVGGKAAYLDTGTWAAGAIKEAKKVGTVDVVGSSKEENYSFIPKNYTVGSEYDYFHCTSNNTIYGTQMKSFPEVDTLMVCDMSSDIFSRQLDFSKFDLIYAGAQKNMGPAGVTLVVIKKEILGKTGRENMFSILDYSQHIAKESMYNTPPVFPVYASLLTLQYLEKNGGIAAAEQRNEAKAKLLYDEIDSNPLFETFCVKEDRSLMNVSFKITDESKKEEFDNAWKAAGISGLNGHRSLGGYRASLYNALPIESVQVLVDVMKSIK; encoded by the coding sequence ATGAACAAAAAGCACAACTTCAGCGCAGGGCCATGTATTTTGCCACAGGAGGTATTTGAAAAATCAGCACAGGCTATCCTGGACTTTAACGGTATCGGATTGTCTCTTCTTGAAATTTCTCACAGAAGTAAGGATTTCGTAGCTGTAATGGACGAAGCGCGTGCAATTGTAAAAAGATTGATGAATCTTGGTGATGATTATGAAGTTCTTTATCTAGGAGGAGGTGCCAGCCTGCAGTTTGCAATGGTTCCTTACAACCTGATGAAAGTAGGTGGAAAAGCAGCTTACCTGGATACAGGAACGTGGGCAGCCGGAGCCATTAAAGAAGCAAAAAAAGTAGGAACAGTAGATGTAGTAGGTTCTTCAAAAGAAGAAAATTACTCTTTTATCCCTAAAAATTATACGGTTGGTTCAGAATACGATTATTTCCACTGTACTTCCAACAACACGATTTATGGAACTCAGATGAAATCTTTCCCTGAAGTGGATACTCTGATGGTTTGTGATATGAGTTCTGATATTTTCTCAAGACAACTGGATTTTTCCAAATTTGATCTGATCTATGCGGGTGCTCAGAAAAATATGGGACCTGCAGGTGTTACCTTAGTGGTGATCAAAAAAGAAATCCTTGGAAAAACAGGAAGAGAAAACATGTTTTCTATATTGGACTATTCTCAGCATATCGCCAAAGAATCAATGTACAATACGCCGCCGGTATTCCCTGTATATGCCTCTTTACTTACCCTTCAGTATCTTGAAAAAAACGGAGGAATTGCGGCTGCAGAACAAAGAAACGAAGCAAAAGCTAAGCTTTTATATGATGAAATCGACAGCAATCCTTTATTTGAAACTTTCTGCGTGAAAGAAGACCGTTCACTGATGAATGTTTCTTTCAAAATTACTGACGAAAGCAAAAAAGAAGAATTTGACAATGCATGGAAAGCTGCAGGTATCAGTGGATTAAACGGACACAGAAGCCTGGGCGGATACAGAGCAAGTTTATACAATGCCTTACCCATTGAAAGCGTACAGGTTTTGGTAGATGTAATGAAATCAATCAAATAA
- a CDS encoding peroxiredoxin, whose amino-acid sequence MSLVGKKFPNLTIDAMSEMGDDLRINILDEAVNNQQKVLLFWYPKDFTFVCPTELHAFQEALGEFEKRNTKVIGASCDTNEVHFAWLNTPKDNGGIEGVTYPLLADTHRQLANTLGIVDQDFEYNEEGEEVFTGSNVTYRATYLIDETGKIFHEAVNDMPLGRNVKEFLRLIDAYTHVQKHGEVCPANWEEGKDAMKADRTSTAEYLAKN is encoded by the coding sequence ATGTCTTTAGTAGGAAAAAAATTCCCAAATTTAACAATTGACGCAATGTCCGAAATGGGTGACGATTTAAGAATCAACATCCTTGATGAAGCAGTAAACAACCAGCAAAAAGTTCTTTTATTCTGGTACCCTAAAGATTTTACTTTCGTATGCCCTACTGAGCTTCACGCTTTTCAGGAGGCTTTAGGAGAGTTCGAAAAAAGAAACACTAAAGTAATTGGTGCATCTTGTGATACTAACGAAGTACACTTCGCATGGTTGAACACACCAAAAGATAACGGAGGTATCGAAGGAGTAACTTACCCACTTTTAGCTGATACTCACAGACAATTGGCAAACACATTAGGAATTGTAGATCAGGATTTTGAATATAATGAAGAAGGAGAAGAAGTTTTCACAGGTTCTAATGTAACTTACAGAGCAACTTACCTTATCGACGAAACTGGAAAAATCTTCCATGAAGCGGTAAACGATATGCCTCTAGGAAGAAACGTAAAAGAATTCTTAAGATTAATTGACGCTTACACACACGTTCAAAAACATGGTGAAGTATGTCCTGCAAACTGGGAAGAAGGAAAGGATGCTATGAAAGCTGACAGAACTTCTACAGCAGAATATTTAGCTAAGAACTAA
- a CDS encoding D-2-hydroxyacid dehydrogenase gives MKVLANDGISKAGENALKEAGIEILDNRVAQDHVINFINDNNVDVLLVRSVTKVRQELIDACPGLKIIGRGGIGMDNIDVEYAKSKGIKVINTPTASSKSVAELVFGHFISLARFLHESNRLMPLEGDTHFSAMKKSFSNAYELSGKTLGVIGFGSIGQEVIKIGIALGMKVNVLTRSPKTEVLTLNFFNGQSVDFEITSTNDMDAFLQDADFISINTPKTNEYIIDTPQFEKMKDGVYIVNTARGGVINEVTLIDFIESGKVAGAALDVFENEPSPELPLLMNPALSLSPHVGGNTVDAQEKIGIELAEQIIKLQKETIR, from the coding sequence ATGAAAGTTTTAGCAAACGATGGAATCTCAAAAGCAGGAGAAAACGCTTTAAAAGAAGCTGGAATTGAAATCCTGGACAATAGAGTCGCTCAGGATCACGTTATTAATTTTATCAACGATAATAATGTGGACGTCCTTCTTGTAAGAAGTGTAACGAAAGTGAGACAAGAGCTGATTGATGCATGTCCCGGCCTTAAAATCATTGGAAGAGGTGGTATCGGGATGGACAACATTGACGTGGAATATGCCAAAAGCAAGGGGATTAAAGTAATCAATACTCCTACAGCATCTTCAAAATCGGTGGCAGAATTAGTGTTTGGACATTTCATTTCACTGGCAAGATTCCTTCACGAATCCAACAGACTGATGCCTCTGGAAGGAGATACTCATTTCAGTGCTATGAAAAAGTCATTCAGCAATGCATATGAACTTTCAGGGAAAACATTAGGAGTAATCGGCTTTGGAAGTATTGGCCAGGAAGTCATAAAAATAGGAATTGCTTTAGGAATGAAAGTAAACGTTCTGACAAGAAGCCCTAAAACAGAAGTTCTTACCCTGAATTTCTTCAACGGACAATCTGTCGACTTTGAAATCACTTCCACCAATGATATGGATGCATTCCTGCAAGATGCAGATTTCATCAGTATCAATACGCCGAAAACGAATGAATATATTATAGATACCCCTCAGTTTGAAAAAATGAAAGATGGGGTCTATATTGTAAATACTGCAAGAGGAGGTGTCATCAATGAAGTGACATTGATTGATTTTATCGAGTCAGGAAAAGTAGCCGGAGCTGCATTGGACGTTTTTGAAAACGAGCCAAGCCCGGAATTGCCTTTACTGATGAACCCTGCACTATCTCTTTCTCCACATGTTGGAGGAAACACAGTAGATGCTCAGGAAAAAATCGGTATCGAACTTGCAGAACAAATTATTAAGCTACAAAAAGAAACTATAAGATAA
- a CDS encoding acyl-CoA reductase, translating to MNTENQVLGLIKLSDYIKAFLAKKPEDHNEDDVDIELLLKRSEIENPWFTIDNQKFALQQWADLLTDENIKNWLGNYSTSKISKRVGLILAGNIPLVGFHDVMSVVLGNHIPVIKLSSKDKYMVPFLLKKWNEFSNENVVFEFVERLENFDAVIATGSNNTARYLEYYFKNHLSIIRKNRTSIAVLKGDETEAELQLLAKDIFQYFGLGCRNVTRIFIPQDFVIDRLFESFVGFQDIINHNKYANNYDYNRAVYLLNQDKFWDNNFVMLKEDDKLFSPLSVINFSRYESLDDVKTFIAENEENIQCVVSKEELGLNAIPFGEAQNPGLDTYADNVDTMKFLELV from the coding sequence ATGAATACCGAAAATCAAGTTTTAGGACTTATTAAATTAAGTGACTATATAAAAGCGTTTTTAGCGAAGAAACCGGAAGATCACAATGAAGATGATGTAGATATTGAATTATTGTTGAAAAGATCTGAAATAGAGAATCCGTGGTTTACTATTGATAATCAGAAATTTGCTTTACAGCAATGGGCAGATCTTTTGACTGACGAAAATATCAAAAACTGGCTTGGAAATTATTCAACCTCTAAAATATCAAAAAGAGTTGGACTTATTTTAGCCGGAAATATTCCTTTGGTAGGCTTTCATGATGTGATGTCCGTTGTGTTGGGTAATCATATTCCTGTTATTAAGCTGTCGTCAAAAGATAAATATATGGTTCCGTTTTTATTGAAAAAATGGAATGAATTTTCCAATGAGAATGTAGTGTTTGAATTTGTAGAGAGATTAGAGAATTTTGATGCAGTTATCGCTACAGGAAGTAATAATACAGCCAGATATCTTGAATATTATTTTAAAAATCACTTAAGCATTATACGCAAGAACAGAACTTCCATTGCTGTGTTGAAAGGTGATGAAACGGAGGCAGAACTACAGTTGCTGGCAAAAGATATTTTCCAGTATTTTGGACTTGGATGCCGTAATGTGACGAGAATTTTTATTCCACAGGACTTCGTTATTGACAGACTGTTTGAGAGCTTCGTAGGATTCCAGGATATCATCAATCATAACAAGTATGCCAATAATTATGACTATAACAGAGCAGTTTATCTTTTAAATCAGGATAAATTCTGGGATAATAATTTTGTGATGCTGAAAGAAGATGATAAACTTTTCAGTCCGCTTTCTGTAATCAATTTCAGTAGATATGAGTCTTTGGATGATGTGAAAACATTTATTGCTGAAAACGAAGAAAATATCCAGTGTGTGGTGTCTAAAGAGGAGTTGGGATTGAATGCTATTCCGTTTGGAGAAGCACAAAATCCAGGTCTTGATACCTATGCAGATAATGTGGATACAATGAAATTTTTAGAACTGGTCTGA
- a CDS encoding 4Fe-4S binding protein has protein sequence MAIKITDECINCGACEPECPNNAIYEGAVDWKASDGTALQGTITMPSGLTVDADAPQEPVSDDVYFIVTDKCTECKGFHEEPQCAAVCPVDCCVPDEDHVESEESLLNKKTFLHGE, from the coding sequence ATGGCTATTAAAATAACTGATGAATGCATTAATTGTGGAGCTTGCGAACCGGAATGTCCCAACAATGCAATATATGAAGGAGCTGTAGATTGGAAAGCTTCTGACGGTACGGCTCTTCAAGGTACAATTACAATGCCGTCGGGACTTACTGTAGATGCAGATGCACCACAGGAACCTGTAAGTGATGATGTTTATTTCATTGTAACAGATAAATGTACAGAATGTAAAGGATTCCACGAAGAACCTCAGTGTGCGGCGGTATGCCCTGTAGACTGTTGTGTTCCTGACGAGGATCACGTAGAATCTGAAGAATCTCTTCTTAATAAAAAAACATTCTTACATGGCGAATAA
- a CDS encoding peptidylprolyl isomerase, translating into MKKLLLGIALVGAQLMFAQKVAGVKVEGGQKKEQPAAISKEKVSLYNDNFLKFIEALQASDRKTIDGLLSVKVKEIVTDDVLKKVKDGIDPNKKLEILKAGYYKTMDGINHPSIKYKYAGESSSKEAITAVFEDDGKILGVLPSK; encoded by the coding sequence ATGAAAAAATTATTGCTGGGAATTGCTCTCGTAGGTGCACAGTTGATGTTTGCTCAGAAAGTGGCAGGTGTGAAGGTTGAGGGTGGCCAGAAAAAAGAGCAGCCCGCTGCTATAAGTAAGGAGAAAGTCAGTTTGTACAATGATAACTTTCTTAAGTTTATTGAGGCTTTACAGGCTTCTGACCGTAAAACAATTGATGGATTGCTTTCTGTGAAGGTAAAGGAAATTGTAACGGATGATGTTCTTAAAAAAGTAAAAGACGGCATTGATCCCAACAAAAAGCTTGAAATCTTAAAAGCAGGATATTATAAAACCATGGATGGTATCAATCATCCAAGTATTAAATATAAATATGCAGGCGAATCATCTTCCAAAGAGGCTATTACCGCTGTATTTGAGGATGATGGGAAAATCCTGGGTGTTTTGCCTTCGAAATAG